In Oryza sativa Japonica Group chromosome 2, ASM3414082v1, the following are encoded in one genomic region:
- the LOC4328368 gene encoding protein PECTIC ARABINOGALACTAN SYNTHESIS-RELATED yields MAELRHSTVAAAAARSSNSPAKRDSDASAASSPFASTSSARGRGGGDDDDGKDAHRSSPLLPHHHKRLGLPSPLRSLLALEDPRSPSASSSYRILFALLAFLLLAATFSATSVWSRLNAPYLCQKDGITLHCPETKEAPSLWENPRAATTSWKPCAERRSNEPSDVPPENETSGYIFIHAEGGLNQQRIAICNAVAIAKIMKATLILPVLKQDQIWKDQTKFEDIFDVDHFINYLKDDVRIVRDIPDWFTEKDELFTSIKRTVKNIPKYASAQFYIDNVLPRIKEKKIMSIKPFVDRLGYDNVPMEINRLRCRVNYHALKFLPDIEEMADKLAARMRNRTGSVNPYMALHLRFEKGMVGLSFCDFAGTREEKEMMAAYRQKEWPRRYKNGSHLWPLALQKRKEGRCPLEPGEIAIILRALGYTRGTQIYVASGQVYGGKNRMAPLRNMFPNLVTKEELASAAEMAPFRKHVTSLAALDFLVCLRSDAFVMTHGGNFAKLIMGARRYGGRHRLKSIKPDKGLMSKSLGDPHMGWAAFSDDVVITHQTRAGLPEPTFPNYDLWENPLTPCMCPTA; encoded by the exons atgGCTGAGCTGCGGCattcgacggtggcggcggccgcggcccgcTCCTCCAACTCCCCCGCGAAGCGCGACTCCGACGCctctgccgcctcctcccccttcgCCTCCACCTCAtccgcgcgcggccgcggcggcggcgacgacgacgacggcaaggATGCGCAccgctcctcccctctcctccctcatcACCACAAGCGCCTCGGCTTGCCCTCTCCCCTCCGCTCGCTCCTCGCCCTCGAGGACCCCAGGTCCCcctccgcgtcctcctcctACCGGATCTTGTTCGCCCTCCTCgcgttcctcctcctcgccgccaccttctcCGCGACCTCCGTTTGGTCCCGCCTC AATGCGCCCTACTTGTGCCAGAAGGATGGGATCACGCTGCACTGCCCTGAG ACGAAGGAAGCCCCCTCCCTATGGGAGAATCCACGTGCTGCTACCACGTCCTGGAAACCCTGTGCAGAGCGCCGCAGCAATGAACCATCAG ATGTCCCACCTGAGAATGAAACCTCTGGATATATTTTTATTCATGCTGAGGGTGGACTGAACCAACAGCGTATAGCT ATATGTAACGCTGTTGCAATTGCTAAGATAATGAAGGCAACGCTTATTTTGCCAGTTCTAAAGCAGGATCAAATATGGAAAGACCAGAC GAAGTTTGAAGATATCTTTGACGTGGATCATTTTATAAACTATTTGAAGGATGATGTGCGCATTGTCCGAGACATTCCTGACTGGTTTACAGAAAAAGATGAGCTCTTTACTAGTATAAA GCGTACTGTGAAGAACATCCCAAAGTATGCATCTGCTCAGTTTTACATTGATAATGTACTCCCGAGGATCAAAGAGAAAAAGATAATGTCTATTAAGCCATTTGTCGACAGGTTGGG GTACGATAATGTCCCAATGGAGATTAACCGGCTACGATGCAGAGTTAATTATCATGCACTAAAGTTCCTGCCTGACATTGAAGAAATGGCTGATAAGCTGGCAGCAAGGATGAGGAACCGAACTGGCAGTGTAAATCCGTACAT GGCTCTTCATCTGAGATTTGAGAAAGGAATGGTAGGCCTGTCCTTTTGTGATTTTGCTGGGACGCGGGAGGAGAAAGAGATGATGGCTGCTTATAGGCAGAAAGAATGGCCAAGGCGCTATAAG AATGGGTCTCACCTGTGGCCATTAGCTctgcaaaagagaaaagaaggcCGTTGCCCTCTTGAGCCTGGCGAGATCGCTATCATCCTCCGGGCACTGGGTTACACAAGAGGAACACAGATATACGTTGCGTCAGGGCAAGTGTATGGCGGCAAAAACAGGATGGCTCCCCTCCGAAACATGTTCCCAAATTTG GTGACCAAGGAGGAGCTCGCCagcgcggcggagatggcgccgTTCCGGAAGCACGTGACGAGCCTGGCGGCGCTGGACTTCCTGGTGTGCCTGAGGTCGGACGCGTTCGTCATGACCCACGGCGGCAACTTCGCCAAGCTCATCATGGGGGCCCGCCGCTACGGGGGCCGCCACCGGCTCAAGTCCATCAAGCCCGACAAGGGCCTCATGTCCAAGTCCCTCGGCGACCCACACATGGGCTGGGCCGCCTTCTCCGACGACGTCGTCATCACCCACCAGACCAGGGCCGGGCTGCCCGAGCCCACTTTCCCCAACTACGACCTCTGGGAGAATCCTCTCACTCCCTGCATGTGTCCTACAGCCTGA
- the LOC4328369 gene encoding SNF1-related protein kinase regulatory subunit gamma-like PV42a, translating to MAQQLRTPAAEEALLRGHAAGDKDDAVAGESKDAKRARAGLCGVLRERKVVELARAKRRLVEVPYTATLAHTANALLAARVSAVAVAAPPGHWIGAGGSMILESDPATGAVRKHYIGMVNMLDILAHIAEAGDDNDAAADAAPSEAVDLDRRMAVPVSSVIGHSLEGLTLWTLHPNTSVLDCMETFSKGVHRALVPLESAAENVVAAELVEAAPGYRMVTQMDVARFLRARAAELGDAILSRSVRGVGVGGAVLAVASGTKVIEAVRAMRAASLAAVPVVDAAPADDADARRILLQLQDGRGKRVVETFSATDLRDCPVAELQAWLGVAVAEFKKKVAMYRAGVLAADADEDEERRREMVTCSPESTLGEAIEKAVAHHVHRLWVVDEEGLLAGVVSLTDVLRVVREAAIGEDRELHDILS from the exons ATGGCGCAGCAGCTGAGgacaccggcggcggaggaggcgctgcTGCGCGGCCACGCCGCCGGTGACAAggacgacgccgtcgccggcgagagcAAGGACGCGaagcgcgcgcgggcggggctctGCGGCGTGCTCCGGGAGCGGAAGGTGGTGGAGCTGGCGCGCGCCAAGCGGCGGCTGGTGGAGGTCCCCTACACGGCGACGCTCGCGCACACGGCGAacgcgctcctcgccgcccgcgTCTCCGCTGTCGcagtcgccgcgccgccggggcACTGGATCGGCGCCGGCGGGTCCATGATCCTCGAGTCCGACCCGGCCACCGGCGCCGTCCGCAAGCACTACATCGGCATGGTCAACATGCTCGACATCCTCGCCCACATCGCCGAGGCCGGCGATGacaacgacgccgccgccgatgctgcTCCCAGCGAGGCCGTCGACCTCGACCGCCGCATGGCCGTGCCGGTCTCCTCCGTCATCGGCCACTCCCTCGAAGGCCTCACCCTGTGGACTCTCCATCCAAACACCAG TGTGCTGGATTGCATGGAGACGTTCAGCAAGGGGGTGCACCGCGCGCTGGTGCCGCTGGAGAGCGCGGCGGAGaatgtggtggcggcggagctcgtcGAGGCGGCGCCGGGGTACAGGATGGTGACGCAGATGGACGTGGCGCGCttcctgcgcgcgcgcgccgccgagctGGGGGACGCCATCCTGTCGCGCTCCgtgcgcggcgtcggcgtcggcggcgccgtgctCGCCGTGGCGAGCGGCACCAAGGTGATCGAGGCCGTCCGGGCGATGCGCGccgcgtcgctcgccgccgtccccgtcgtggacgccgcccccgccgacgacgccgacgcgcggcggatcctcctccagctccaggaCGGGAGGGGGAAGCGCGTCGTCGAGACGTTCTCGGCGACGGACCTCCGCGACTGCCCCGTGGCGGAGCTCCAGGCGTGGCTGGGCGTCGCCGTGGCGGAGTTCAAGAAGAAGGTGGCCATGTACCGCGCCGGCgttctcgccgccgacgccgacgaggacgaagagcggcggcgggagatgGTGACGTGCTCGCCGGAGAGCACGCTGGGGGAGGCGATCGAGAAGGCGGTGGCGCACCACGTGCACCGGCTGTGGGTGGTCGACGAGGAGGGGTTgctcgccggggtggtgtcgctGACCGACGTGCTCCGCGTCGTCAGGGAGGCCGCCATCGGCGAGGACCGGGAGCTCCACGACATCCTAAGCtag